The Streptomyces sp. NBC_00490 genome includes a region encoding these proteins:
- a CDS encoding sigma factor-like helix-turn-helix DNA-binding protein, with product MSRIEAFEEARPLLFSIAHRMLGSAGRAEDAVHQAWLYYEATPQQPASDREFLTATITRICLDALRRPRPRRDRHPGPWLPEPSPGANPHHRSRQDPPRPPEPAEAPPTVALSLLERLNPLERAVFVLREVFGCGPAQIASAVGCSEAACHQLSAAVSRASAAGGTAPAWPRRIAGAEHVARVLATIVPALVKVGVTLEPRQVDHRPGAVFRDRNGTVLSALALDILDGRIQTIRWVRDSDPSTADTPAPT from the coding sequence ATGAGCCGGATCGAAGCGTTCGAGGAGGCGCGGCCCCTGTTGTTCTCGATCGCCCACCGGATGCTGGGCAGCGCGGGCCGGGCCGAGGACGCGGTGCACCAGGCCTGGCTGTACTACGAGGCCACCCCCCAACAGCCCGCCTCGGACCGCGAGTTCCTCACCGCCACGATCACCCGGATCTGCCTCGACGCCCTGCGCCGGCCCCGCCCGCGGCGGGACCGCCACCCCGGGCCGTGGCTGCCCGAACCCTCACCGGGCGCCAACCCCCACCACCGCTCCCGCCAGGACCCCCCGCGGCCGCCGGAGCCGGCCGAAGCGCCGCCGACGGTCGCCCTGTCGCTGCTGGAACGGCTGAACCCGCTGGAGCGCGCCGTGTTCGTGCTGCGGGAGGTCTTCGGATGCGGCCCCGCCCAGATCGCGTCCGCCGTGGGCTGCTCGGAAGCGGCGTGCCACCAGCTGTCCGCCGCCGTGTCGAGGGCGAGCGCCGCCGGCGGGACGGCCCCGGCCTGGCCGCGGCGCATCGCCGGCGCGGAACACGTCGCCCGGGTCCTCGCCACGATCGTCCCGGCACTGGTCAAGGTCGGCGTCACCCTGGAGCCGCGGCAGGTGGACCACCGTCCCGGCGCCGTCTTCCGCGACCGCAACGGCACGGTCCTCAGCGCCCTCGCCCTCGACATCCTCGACGGGCGGATCCAGACCATCCGCTGGGTGAGGGACTCGGACCCGTCCACCGCGGACACCCCCGCGCCGACCTGA
- a CDS encoding cytochrome P450 has product MQRLLKGGPVRTVSVDGVAAEFVTDPELVRRVLVKDGKHYGKGELFQKARILSKAGLLADDDALHRHYRRLAHPYLRTAAAADHAPGMEKTARDAVAAWRPGQPVDVQAAMCRAASGIAVSTLFDGLPGDTESVLVEQLTVLAREMIGKPLHGRAALQRGPARRLARAFTGFRSQLAVCLADRPDATAGYLSALLSDAERTGTPALSADEICDEAVMMLIAATVTTASVMSWALYVLAEHPQIEEYVLKDLARTAGGCPGAPSGHGHGPPGYTLRFLAEVLRLYPPVWITCRKALSDITLGDRTFPAGTHVMFSSYLLHRDPDRYPDPHRFDPDRWLTASPTAQDASYIPFGAGARGCVGEPFAWKELETLLGAVTREWQLTLPPGTRIRPAAHTTLHPQRLLMTPQPR; this is encoded by the coding sequence ATGCAGCGACTGCTGAAGGGCGGCCCGGTCCGCACCGTGTCGGTGGACGGCGTGGCCGCCGAGTTCGTCACGGATCCGGAGCTGGTCCGCCGCGTCCTCGTCAAGGACGGCAAGCACTACGGCAAGGGCGAGCTCTTCCAGAAGGCCAGGATCCTCAGCAAGGCGGGGCTGCTCGCGGACGACGACGCCCTGCACCGGCACTACCGGCGACTGGCGCATCCGTATCTGCGCACGGCGGCGGCCGCCGACCACGCCCCCGGCATGGAGAAGACGGCCCGGGACGCGGTGGCCGCATGGCGTCCCGGACAGCCCGTCGACGTCCAGGCGGCGATGTGCCGGGCGGCGAGCGGCATCGCGGTGAGCACCCTCTTCGACGGTCTGCCGGGCGACACGGAGAGCGTGCTCGTCGAACAGCTCACCGTCCTGGCCCGGGAGATGATCGGAAAGCCGCTGCACGGACGCGCGGCCCTGCAACGGGGGCCCGCCCGGCGGCTGGCGAGGGCCTTCACCGGTTTCCGGTCCCAGCTCGCCGTGTGCCTCGCCGACCGTCCCGACGCCACGGCGGGCTACCTCTCGGCACTCCTGTCGGACGCCGAGCGGACCGGCACCCCCGCGCTGAGCGCGGACGAGATCTGCGACGAGGCCGTCATGATGCTGATCGCGGCCACCGTCACCACGGCATCGGTGATGTCCTGGGCCCTGTACGTGCTCGCGGAGCACCCCCAGATCGAGGAGTACGTCCTCAAGGACCTGGCGCGCACGGCGGGCGGATGCCCGGGCGCCCCCTCCGGCCACGGCCACGGTCCGCCCGGCTACACCCTGCGGTTCCTGGCCGAGGTGCTGCGGCTCTACCCGCCCGTGTGGATCACCTGCCGCAAGGCCCTCTCGGACATCACCCTCGGCGACCGCACGTTCCCCGCGGGCACGCACGTGATGTTCAGCTCCTACCTGCTGCACCGGGACCCCGACCGCTACCCGGACCCGCACCGCTTCGACCCGGACCGCTGGCTCACCGCGAGCCCGACCGCCCAGGACGCCTCGTACATCCCCTTCGGCGCCGGGGCCCGAGGATGCGTCGGGGAGCCGTTCGCCTGGAAGGAACTCGAGACCCTGCTCGGCGCGGTGACCCGCGAATGGCAGCTGACCCTCCCACCGGGCACCAGGATCCGCCCGGCCGCCCACACCACCCTGCACCCCCAGCGACTCCTGATGACCCCGCAACCGCGCTGA
- a CDS encoding aromatic prenyltransferase, translated as MSGTAQPADLFAGVEESAALIDVSCSREKVWPVLAAYEDALPEAIIAFRVATNSHHEGEFDCRFTLPRSIDPYLRARAHGFITETGRPAESLLADIQRHCPIDSYGIDFGIVGGFRKIWVYFPGGSSQSLAKLRDLPSMPPSLTENFAFFADRGLAEKVDVVAIDYRGGTVNLYFTGFPDELRRPSEVLAMHRAMGMPDPSEQMLRFCEKSFGFYATLSWDSPRIERIAFSVKTQDPLSLPARLGPKIEHFVKNVAYGRDDPKMVYAAMTSSGEEYYKLQSYYRFRTRSRLDLMPSIDHAADVA; from the coding sequence ATGTCGGGAACCGCGCAGCCGGCGGATCTCTTCGCCGGCGTCGAGGAATCGGCGGCGCTCATCGACGTGTCCTGCTCGCGCGAGAAGGTCTGGCCCGTCCTCGCGGCGTACGAGGACGCGCTTCCGGAGGCCATCATCGCCTTCCGGGTGGCGACCAACTCCCACCACGAAGGGGAGTTCGACTGCCGCTTCACCCTCCCCCGGAGCATCGACCCCTACCTCCGCGCCCGCGCCCACGGCTTCATCACCGAGACCGGCCGGCCCGCGGAGTCCCTGCTCGCCGACATCCAGCGGCACTGCCCCATCGACAGTTACGGCATCGACTTCGGGATCGTCGGCGGCTTCCGGAAGATCTGGGTGTACTTCCCCGGCGGCAGCTCCCAGAGCCTCGCCAAGCTCCGCGACCTGCCGTCGATGCCGCCCAGCCTCACCGAGAACTTCGCCTTCTTCGCCGACCGCGGCCTCGCCGAGAAGGTGGACGTCGTCGCGATCGACTACCGCGGCGGCACCGTCAACCTGTACTTCACCGGATTCCCCGACGAACTGCGCCGGCCGTCCGAGGTCCTGGCGATGCACCGCGCCATGGGCATGCCCGACCCGAGCGAGCAGATGCTCAGGTTCTGCGAGAAGTCCTTCGGCTTCTACGCCACGCTGAGCTGGGACTCCCCGCGGATCGAACGCATCGCCTTCAGCGTGAAGACCCAGGACCCGCTGTCGCTGCCCGCCCGGCTCGGCCCGAAGATCGAGCACTTCGTGAAGAACGTCGCCTACGGCCGTGACGATCCCAAGATGGTGTACGCGGCCATGACGTCGTCGGGCGAGGAGTACTACAAGCTCCAGTCGTACTACCGGTTCCGCACGCGCAGCCGACTGGACCTGATGCCGTCCATCGATCATGCCGCCGACGTCGCGTAG
- a CDS encoding polyprenyl synthetase family protein, which translates to MTTEVIPRTAQGQESAAVARRTVEELLQRVQERLSSFLAAERARYAEVNERAVVAIDALSDLVEAGGKLVRPAFCLAGYLAAGGDPEDPGIVAAAAALEMLHISALVHDDVLDDSRTRRGKPAVHLLHATLHRSRGWQGESRRFGEGVALLVGDLALVYSDELMSQAPAAARPEWHHLRSEVMIGQYMDVAAAAEFSVDPALSRLIALIKSGRYTIHRPLVVGASAAGRADLAPALAEYGEAVGEAFQLRDDLLDAFGDSAQTGKTAGLDFSQHKMTLLLGWAMQRDAHIHGLITEPGHTPDEVRGRLLDTGVPEDVERHIAGLVDKGCAAIADAPVDPVWRSELTNMALRVAYRNK; encoded by the coding sequence GTGACCACTGAAGTGATCCCCCGGACCGCCCAGGGCCAGGAATCGGCCGCCGTGGCGCGGCGCACCGTCGAGGAGCTGCTCCAGCGGGTCCAGGAGCGGCTCAGTTCCTTCCTCGCGGCCGAACGCGCCCGCTACGCCGAGGTGAACGAGCGGGCGGTGGTCGCCATCGACGCACTGTCCGACCTGGTCGAGGCGGGCGGCAAACTCGTCCGCCCGGCGTTCTGCCTCGCCGGCTACCTCGCCGCCGGCGGCGACCCCGAGGACCCCGGGATCGTGGCGGCCGCCGCGGCCCTGGAGATGCTGCACATCTCCGCCCTGGTCCACGACGACGTCCTGGACGACTCCCGCACCCGGCGCGGCAAGCCCGCCGTCCACCTCCTGCACGCCACGCTGCACCGCAGCCGCGGCTGGCAGGGCGAGTCGCGCCGGTTCGGTGAGGGCGTCGCCCTCCTCGTCGGTGACCTGGCCCTGGTCTACTCCGACGAGCTGATGTCCCAGGCTCCGGCCGCGGCCCGCCCCGAATGGCACCACCTGCGTTCCGAAGTGATGATCGGCCAGTACATGGACGTCGCCGCGGCCGCCGAGTTCTCCGTCGACCCCGCGCTCTCCCGGCTGATCGCCCTGATCAAGTCCGGCCGCTACACCATCCACCGCCCCTTGGTCGTCGGCGCGAGCGCGGCCGGCCGCGCCGACCTCGCACCCGCCCTCGCCGAGTACGGCGAGGCGGTCGGTGAGGCGTTCCAGCTCCGCGACGACCTGCTCGACGCGTTCGGCGACTCCGCCCAGACCGGCAAGACGGCCGGACTCGACTTCAGCCAGCACAAGATGACCCTGCTCCTCGGCTGGGCCATGCAGCGCGACGCCCACATCCACGGCCTCATCACCGAGCCCGGCCACACCCCCGACGAGGTACGCGGCCGGCTGCTGGACACCGGCGTCCCCGAGGACGTCGAACGGCACATCGCCGGCCTCGTCGACAAGGGCTGCGCGGCCATCGCCGACGCGCCCGTCGACCCGGTGTGGCGCAGCGAGCTGACGAACATGGCCCTGCGCGTGGCCTACCGGAACAAGTGA
- a CDS encoding TetR/AcrR family transcriptional regulator, which translates to MSEAIEAKERGVAWDTLGGALGEAGAAALAGSREHLAEGLLRGAFALWENPEVRPKLLGILQAAVNGEEGAEQMRHFLANQLFAQAGKSIGVEGMDIYQAAETFGVPAVNINAAAGQVWGAVLMRYVVKLEPIASVPAEELIQLLKPTIQRYLG; encoded by the coding sequence ATGTCCGAAGCCATCGAGGCCAAGGAACGCGGCGTCGCCTGGGACACGCTGGGCGGCGCACTCGGCGAGGCCGGCGCGGCCGCGCTCGCCGGGTCGCGCGAACACCTGGCCGAGGGCCTGCTCCGCGGGGCCTTCGCGCTGTGGGAGAACCCCGAGGTACGGCCGAAACTGCTCGGGATCCTCCAGGCCGCGGTCAACGGCGAGGAAGGCGCGGAGCAGATGCGCCACTTCCTCGCCAACCAGCTCTTCGCGCAGGCCGGCAAGTCCATCGGCGTCGAGGGGATGGACATCTACCAGGCGGCCGAGACCTTCGGCGTGCCGGCGGTCAACATCAACGCGGCCGCCGGGCAGGTCTGGGGCGCCGTCCTGATGCGCTACGTCGTCAAGCTGGAGCCGATCGCGTCGGTACCGGCCGAGGAACTGATCCAGCTGCTCAAGCCGACGATCCAGCGCTACCTGGGCTGA
- a CDS encoding TetR/AcrR family transcriptional regulator: protein MSETVEIDERSAAVDTLGEVIGEAGAAALEGPREQLTESALRAAFALWEDPEVRPKLLGILQDAVNSEEGAEQMRRFIAEQLFAQAGKSIGATDLDIYQMAEFLGVPPVNFGAAAGQVWGAVLMRYVIKLEPIASIPVDDLIKLINPTLHRYLGAAQ from the coding sequence ATGTCCGAAACCGTTGAGATCGACGAGCGCAGTGCCGCCGTCGACACACTGGGCGAGGTGATCGGCGAGGCCGGCGCGGCCGCCCTCGAAGGGCCGCGCGAGCAGCTCACCGAGAGCGCCCTGCGCGCCGCCTTCGCGCTGTGGGAGGACCCGGAGGTACGCCCGAAGCTGCTCGGGATCCTCCAGGACGCGGTCAACAGCGAGGAAGGCGCGGAGCAGATGCGCCGCTTCATCGCCGAGCAGCTCTTCGCGCAGGCCGGCAAGTCCATCGGCGCCACCGACCTGGACATCTACCAGATGGCCGAGTTCCTCGGTGTGCCGCCGGTCAACTTCGGCGCGGCCGCCGGGCAGGTCTGGGGCGCCGTCCTGATGCGCTACGTCATCAAGCTGGAGCCGATCGCGTCCATACCGGTCGACGACCTGATCAAGCTCATCAACCCGACGCTCCACCGCTACCTGGGCGCAGCACAGTGA
- a CDS encoding aromatic prenyltransferase — translation MSEKAEAVYSAIEEASGLLDIDVPRDKVRSVLDAFGDGVSEESLVVLAMAGGERHRGDIDYNFTVPLEAGDPYDIAVREGWIEKTDHPVANLIPEILESSAVTFYGIECGVVGGFKKTYIFFPLDDLGDLSVLASLPSMPSSLAEHARTFADIGLEKRVSIVGIDYTKKTVNIYFMAGGLDEKTVLSVLGDTGLPEPSTPELLEFVQNSFSIYPTFSWDSPDIDRICFSVVSPNPESYPTTLFPEISEFAKNAPYEYDGARVLVYGETISRKEEYHKLAVYFRRPASFWNNLPLAATFEQLVAAWRAEQ, via the coding sequence GTGTCAGAAAAAGCGGAAGCCGTGTATTCCGCGATCGAGGAAGCGTCCGGCCTGCTGGACATCGACGTCCCCCGGGACAAGGTCCGCTCGGTCCTGGACGCGTTCGGCGACGGGGTCTCGGAAGAGTCCCTGGTCGTCCTCGCCATGGCCGGCGGCGAGCGTCACCGGGGCGACATCGACTACAACTTCACCGTGCCCCTCGAGGCGGGCGACCCGTACGACATAGCCGTGCGGGAGGGCTGGATCGAGAAGACCGACCACCCCGTCGCCAACCTGATCCCGGAGATCCTCGAGAGCTCCGCTGTCACCTTCTACGGCATCGAGTGCGGAGTCGTCGGCGGCTTCAAGAAGACGTACATCTTCTTCCCCCTGGACGACCTGGGCGACCTTTCGGTCCTCGCCTCACTCCCGTCCATGCCGAGCAGCCTGGCCGAGCACGCCCGCACCTTCGCGGACATCGGTCTGGAAAAGCGTGTGTCGATCGTGGGGATCGACTACACCAAGAAGACCGTGAACATCTACTTCATGGCCGGGGGCCTCGACGAGAAGACCGTTCTTTCGGTGCTCGGCGACACCGGACTGCCCGAACCGAGCACCCCGGAGCTGCTGGAGTTCGTCCAGAACTCCTTCTCGATCTACCCCACCTTCAGCTGGGACTCCCCGGACATCGACCGGATCTGCTTCTCGGTGGTGAGCCCGAATCCCGAGTCGTACCCGACGACGCTGTTCCCGGAGATCTCGGAATTCGCGAAGAACGCCCCCTACGAGTACGACGGTGCGCGCGTCCTCGTCTACGGCGAGACGATCTCGCGCAAGGAGGAGTACCACAAGCTCGCCGTGTACTTCCGCCGGCCCGCCTCGTTCTGGAACAACCTGCCGCTGGCCGCCACGTTCGAACAGCTCGTAGCCGCCTGGCGCGCCGAGCAGTGA